In Gammaproteobacteria bacterium (ex Lamellibrachia satsuma), a single genomic region encodes these proteins:
- a CDS encoding phosphate ABC transporter substrate-binding protein — translation MMKKRNLFTLAFAATSLLASLPAAADRTVIQNKGSDTLVNVAQAWAEHYREVKPDVALAVSGGGSGTGIAAMINGTVDIANASRKMKSKEVKAAEKKGQHPVEHVVGYDALAVYIHHDNPAKSLSFEQLKRVYGRGGDAIKWSDLGLKVPGCKSDKIVVVSRQNNSGTYAYFKKAVLGKKGKFRQGTLDMHGSKDVVDLVEKTPCAIGYSGLAYATDHIKMACISKKAGDDCVNPSVATASDRSYPVARPLFMYTNGEPTGEIGTYLDWVKSDKGQCILLKKGYAPIRNVSCN, via the coding sequence ATGATGAAAAAGAGAAACCTGTTCACCCTGGCATTTGCCGCCACCTCCCTGCTGGCGAGCCTGCCCGCTGCAGCCGATCGGACCGTGATTCAGAATAAGGGTTCTGACACCCTGGTCAACGTGGCTCAGGCCTGGGCCGAGCACTACCGCGAGGTCAAACCCGATGTGGCGCTCGCGGTCTCCGGCGGCGGTTCCGGCACCGGCATCGCTGCCATGATCAACGGCACCGTGGATATCGCCAACGCCAGCCGCAAGATGAAATCAAAGGAAGTGAAGGCAGCCGAGAAAAAGGGGCAGCATCCGGTGGAGCATGTGGTTGGCTACGACGCCCTGGCCGTCTATATCCATCATGACAATCCCGCCAAATCACTCTCCTTCGAGCAGTTGAAGCGCGTATACGGCCGTGGTGGAGATGCCATCAAATGGTCTGACCTCGGCCTGAAAGTCCCTGGTTGCAAGAGCGACAAGATCGTAGTGGTCAGCCGCCAGAACAATTCCGGCACCTACGCCTATTTCAAGAAGGCGGTTCTGGGTAAGAAGGGTAAGTTCCGTCAGGGCACCCTGGACATGCACGGTTCCAAGGACGTGGTGGATCTGGTCGAAAAGACCCCCTGTGCCATCGGCTACAGCGGTCTGGCTTACGCCACCGATCACATAAAGATGGCCTGCATCTCCAAGAAAGCTGGCGATGACTGTGTCAACCCCAGCGTCGCAACCGCCAGCGACCGCAGCTACCCGGTTGCACGCCCCCTGTTCATGTACACCAACGGCGAACCTACGGGTGAAATCGGAACCTATCTCGATTGGGTCAAGAGTGATAAAGGCCAGTGCATTCTCCTGAAGAAGGGTTATGCGCCGATCCGCAACGTAAGCTGCAACTAA
- the pstC gene encoding phosphate ABC transporter permease subunit PstC: MSAVNPVEQTTAAEFDSRNLDWYFDKLVQVVVFIAGISAIIFVLGIFTFITMEGFGFLLEDFTFSEFFFSEFWEPSDEDAPEYGILALAAGTASVTGLAMIVAIPFSLGAAIYIGEFATGKTREYLKILVELLAAIPSVVWGFIGLSIMNPLIIDVFDVPVGLNVLNAGIILGLMAAPIMTSIAEDALKAVPDRYREAAEALGATRWQVIFKTVLPAAKNGLLGAVLLGVGRGFGETMAVLMATGHAVNIPGSLFDSVRALTATIAAELGETAVGSPHYKVLFTIGIFLFVVTFLINLTADLVVRGVRKG, translated from the coding sequence ATGTCTGCAGTCAATCCGGTAGAACAAACAACAGCAGCGGAATTCGACAGCCGCAATCTCGACTGGTATTTCGATAAACTGGTCCAGGTAGTGGTCTTTATCGCAGGCATCTCCGCCATTATCTTTGTCCTTGGCATCTTCACCTTCATCACCATGGAAGGCTTCGGTTTTCTGCTGGAGGATTTCACCTTCAGCGAGTTCTTCTTCTCGGAATTCTGGGAACCCAGCGATGAGGATGCCCCGGAGTACGGCATCCTGGCACTGGCAGCGGGTACCGCCAGCGTCACCGGGCTGGCAATGATCGTGGCCATCCCGTTTTCACTCGGAGCCGCTATTTATATCGGCGAATTCGCCACCGGCAAGACCCGTGAGTACCTCAAGATCCTGGTCGAGCTGCTGGCGGCTATTCCTTCCGTAGTCTGGGGTTTCATCGGGCTCTCCATCATGAATCCTTTGATCATCGATGTGTTCGATGTCCCGGTAGGACTCAACGTGCTCAACGCAGGAATCATCCTGGGACTGATGGCAGCACCCATCATGACCTCCATAGCAGAGGATGCGCTCAAGGCAGTGCCCGACCGTTACCGCGAGGCCGCGGAGGCGCTTGGGGCCACTCGCTGGCAGGTGATCTTCAAGACCGTCCTGCCGGCAGCCAAGAATGGCCTGCTCGGCGCAGTGCTGCTCGGCGTGGGCCGGGGCTTCGGCGAAACCATGGCAGTACTCATGGCGACCGGCCACGCAGTGAATATCCCGGGTAGCCTGTTCGACTCGGTTCGCGCCCTGACAGCCACCATCGCCGCCGAACTGGGAGAAACCGCCGTTGGATCGCCACACTACAAGGTGCTGTTCACCATTGGTATCTTCCTGTTTGTCGTTACCTTCCTGATCAACCTGACCGCAGACCTGGTCGTCCGCGGCGTGCGCAAAGGGTAA
- a CDS encoding phosphate ABC transporter ATP-binding protein — MVSATQQTLSESASTVENPAKASIKMEVRDLTISYGDVPALSNVSLDVREHEIFGIIGPANAGKTSFLKVLNRMNTFDSNMGVEGDVLFNGLDTCKLKNVYALRSRIGVVFPLPVGLPLTIYENVALSPRLRGINNKAELDVIVERCLTRAALWDEVKDRLDSLGSLLSGGQQQRLTISRALSQEPEVLMLDEFSIAVDPVTTMRIEDVLKELKSEMTIILVTNLVQQARRLADRTAFFLEGQCVEIGDTEDLFTGEVKDQRTQDYIEGKFG, encoded by the coding sequence ATGGTAAGCGCAACCCAGCAAACCCTGAGCGAATCCGCCTCCACAGTGGAAAACCCGGCCAAAGCCTCAATCAAGATGGAAGTCCGGGATCTTACCATCAGCTACGGCGACGTACCGGCCCTGAGTAACGTCTCGCTGGATGTGCGGGAACACGAGATCTTCGGCATCATCGGTCCCGCCAATGCAGGCAAGACCTCGTTTCTGAAGGTTCTGAACCGCATGAACACCTTCGACTCAAATATGGGCGTCGAGGGCGATGTCCTGTTCAACGGGCTGGATACCTGCAAACTGAAAAATGTCTATGCCCTGCGCAGCCGTATCGGCGTTGTCTTTCCGCTCCCCGTAGGACTGCCCTTGACCATCTACGAAAATGTGGCGCTCTCACCCCGTCTGCGCGGTATCAATAATAAGGCGGAGCTTGATGTGATCGTAGAACGCTGCCTGACCCGTGCCGCCCTCTGGGACGAGGTCAAGGACCGTCTGGACTCCCTCGGCAGCCTGCTCTCCGGTGGCCAGCAGCAGCGTCTGACCATCTCCCGCGCCCTCTCCCAGGAACCTGAGGTGTTGATGCTGGATGAGTTCTCCATCGCCGTGGATCCGGTCACCACCATGCGCATCGAGGATGTATTGAAAGAGTTGAAGTCAGAGATGACCATCATCCTGGTGACCAACCTGGTACAGCAGGCCCGGCGTCTGGCCGACCGCACTGCCTTTTTCCTGGAAGGCCAGTGCGTGGAGATCGGCGATACCGAGGACCTGTTCACTGGAGAGGTGAAAGACCAGAGGACCCAGGATTACATTGAAGGCAAGTTTGGGTAA
- the pstA gene encoding phosphate ABC transporter permease PstA, which translates to MFAESELNKRNKKVQSLYKTLFILMTIILIVPVAIILATLVYKGGGVISIDFLFTDPTNGMTEGGLFPALLGTIWIVAVALIASVPLGVAAAIYLNEYAPDNAFTRIIQLAIINLAGVPSIVHALFGVGAFVIFFGFGTSILAASLTLAVMTLPIIIVSTRESLRSVPHAFREACWNMGATRWQTIRRVVLPNAISGVLTGIILEVSRTAGETAPIMFTGAVFFMPFLPQSVFDQTMAMSLHLFVVATQVPGVPDELPYGVALVLIAMVLIMNSVSIAFRMHLRGKKKW; encoded by the coding sequence ATGTTTGCAGAATCCGAACTCAACAAAAGAAACAAAAAGGTCCAGAGCCTCTACAAGACCCTGTTCATACTGATGACCATCATCCTGATCGTACCGGTGGCCATCATCCTGGCCACCCTGGTCTACAAAGGTGGGGGCGTCATTTCCATCGACTTCCTGTTCACCGACCCCACCAACGGCATGACCGAAGGCGGTCTTTTCCCAGCCCTGCTGGGCACTATCTGGATCGTCGCCGTCGCGCTGATTGCCTCCGTGCCTCTGGGGGTGGCGGCAGCCATCTATCTGAATGAATATGCGCCGGATAATGCTTTTACCCGTATCATTCAGCTGGCTATCATCAACCTGGCAGGCGTACCCTCTATCGTGCATGCCCTGTTCGGGGTGGGAGCCTTCGTGATTTTCTTCGGCTTTGGCACCAGTATCCTGGCTGCCAGCCTGACCCTGGCCGTGATGACCCTACCAATAATAATCGTATCCACCAGGGAATCCCTGCGATCAGTCCCCCATGCCTTCCGGGAGGCTTGCTGGAATATGGGCGCCACCCGCTGGCAGACCATCCGCCGGGTGGTTCTGCCCAACGCCATAAGCGGCGTCCTGACCGGTATCATCCTCGAGGTCTCACGCACTGCGGGGGAGACGGCGCCGATCATGTTTACTGGAGCCGTGTTCTTCATGCCCTTCCTGCCCCAGAGCGTCTTCGATCAGACCATGGCCATGTCCCTGCACTTGTTCGTGGTCGCCACTCAGGTCCCCGGCGTCCCTGATGAACTCCCCTACGGCGTGGCCCTGGTGCTCATCGCCATGGTGTTGATTATGAACAGTGTTTCAATCGCCTTCCGTATGCATTTGAGAGGCAAAAAGAAATGGTAA